The Geobacillus stearothermophilus ATCC 12980 genome contains a region encoding:
- a CDS encoding YozE family protein: MARSFYRYLLRFRHGCEEDPIVRFANGAYDDHSFPKGSADYEELSGYLEVHGDYLESMVLFDELWEQFLHEA, encoded by the coding sequence ATGGCAAGATCGTTTTATCGTTACTTATTGCGCTTCCGCCACGGGTGTGAAGAAGATCCAATCGTCCGGTTTGCGAACGGGGCGTACGATGACCACAGCTTTCCAAAAGGATCGGCCGACTACGAGGAGCTCAGCGGGTATTTGGAGGTGCATGGCGATTATTTGGAAAGCATGGTTCTCTTTGATGAACTATGGGAGCAGTTTTTACACGAAGCATAA
- a CDS encoding YozD family protein, which produces MKEIEVIIDTEEIAEFFYQQLIRRGFVPTQEELEELADITFDYLLEKCIIDEEIDVDDE; this is translated from the coding sequence GTGAAGGAGATTGAAGTGATTATTGATACGGAGGAGATCGCCGAATTTTTTTACCAACAGCTCATCCGCCGCGGCTTTGTGCCGACGCAGGAGGAACTGGAAGAGCTCGCGGATATTACGTTTGACTATTTGCTGGAAAAATGCATTATCGACGAAGAGATTGATGTCGACGACGAGTAA